From a region of the Candidatus Azobacteroides pseudotrichonymphae genomovar. CFP2 genome:
- a CDS encoding zinc metallopeptidase → MYYFILVIIVMVGWLASSNLKKKAERYSQIPLENGMTGKNVAEKMLYDNGIYDVRVVISDGILTDNYNPSDKTISLSKAIYKENNVFAAAVAAHETGHAIQHVTAYAPLSIRSALVPAVSFSSKYVQWIILAGLLLIGNGLKIGTSILLTGIGLFAVITLFSFITLPVEINASVRALAWLNRSGITTLRSHRAAEDALKAAAYTYVVSALSSLTTFFYYVMIYMNRRD, encoded by the coding sequence ATGTATTATTTTATTTTAGTTATAATTGTGATGGTGGGTTGGCTTGCTTCAAGCAACTTGAAGAAGAAAGCAGAGAGGTATTCACAAATTCCTTTGGAGAATGGGATGACAGGTAAAAACGTTGCGGAGAAGATGTTGTATGACAATGGAATTTATGATGTGCGAGTGGTTATTTCAGATGGCATCCTTACTGATAATTATAATCCAAGTGATAAGACTATCAGTTTGAGTAAGGCTATTTATAAAGAGAATAATGTATTTGCGGCTGCTGTAGCAGCTCACGAAACGGGACATGCTATACAGCATGTGACTGCTTATGCTCCTCTTAGTATACGTTCGGCACTGGTGCCTGCAGTGAGTTTTTCCTCCAAATATGTACAATGGATTATACTTGCAGGTCTTTTGTTGATCGGGAATGGTCTAAAAATAGGAACGTCAATTCTGCTGACAGGTATAGGGTTGTTTGCAGTAATTACTCTTTTTAGTTTTATTACTCTGCCAGTAGAAATAAATGCAAGTGTGCGGGCTCTTGCTTGGCTTAATCGGTCTGGAATAACTACTTTACGAAGTCATCGTGCAGCAGAGGATGCATTAAAAGCAGCCGCATACACTTATGTAGTTTCAGCCTTAAGTTCGTTAACGACATTCTTTTACTATGTAATGATTTATATGAATAGAAGGGATTAA